A single window of Myripristis murdjan chromosome 21, fMyrMur1.1, whole genome shotgun sequence DNA harbors:
- the tyw5 gene encoding tRNA wybutosine-synthesizing protein 5 isoform X3, protein MDFLRKNFVYRTLPFNEFVKRASEEKHSNFFLCEDESYYLRSLGEDVRKEPADLSKQFPDLAEDFQIPHFFEPDQFFSSVFRISSCGLQLWTHYDVSDAQTGLAIISLGPVYPQVMDNLLAQVTGRKRVVLFSPQDALHLYLSGDKSEVLDIDSPDLKEFPEFVKAQRYECVLEPGDLLFIPALWFHNTLALQFGVGVNVFWRHLPAQSYDKKDPYGNKDPLAAARALQALERALHTLDELPADYRDFYGRRMIQRIQKRTYLFNPSGTTEPDNPECTLVHAPNLEESPAEK, encoded by the exons ATGGACTTCCTCCGCAAAAACTTTGTATACAG GACACTGCCATTTAATGAATTTGTGAAAAGGGCATCTGAGGAAAAGCACTCTAATTTCTTTCTGTGTGAG GATGAGAGCTATTATCTGCGGTCGCTGGGAGAGGACGTTCGAAAG GAACCTGCTGACCTGAGTAAACAGTTTCCTGACCTGGCAGAGGATTTCCAGATCCCACACTTCTTTGAACCCGATCAGTTTTTCTCCAGCGTCTTTCGCATCAGCTCCTGTGGTCTGCAGCTATGGACACATTacgat GTTTCTGATGCACAAACTGGCCTTGCTATAATAAGCCTGGGTCCTGTATACCCTCAGGTGATGGATAACCTGCTGGCTCAGGTGACTGGGAGGAAGCGTGTGGTTCTCTTCAGCCCCCAGGATGCTTTGCACCTCTACCTGTCAG GTGATAAATCGGAGGTGCTGGACATCGACTCTCCAGACTTGAAAGAGTTTCCTGAGTTTGTGAAGGCACAGAGGTATGAGTGTGTGCTGGAGCCTGGAGATCTGCTTTTCATCCCTG CGCTGTGGTTCCACAACACTCTTGCGCTGCAGTTTGGTGTgggtgttaatgtgttttggcGACATCTGCCTGCACAAAGCTATGATAAAAAAGACCCCTATGGTAATAAAGACCCCCTGGCTGCAGCTCGGGCCCTTCAGGCACTGGAGAGGGCATTACACACTCTGGATGAGCTCCCAGCAGACTATCGGGATTTCTATGGCCGACGAATGATTCAGCGTATCCAAAAGCGGACATACTTGTTCAATCCATCAGGCACAACTGAACCAGACAACCCTGAATGCACATTAGTCCATGCACCAAACTTGGAGGAATCTCCTGCAGAGAAATGA
- the tyw5 gene encoding tRNA wybutosine-synthesizing protein 5 isoform X2, producing the protein MERREKVEVPIFTEVDRDSFVRDIYPERRPAVLRGVHLGPCVEKWTVEYLGQRGGDKEVKVHVSTVPQMDFLRKNFVYRTLPFNEFVKRASEEKHSNFFLCEDESYYLRSLGEDVRKEPADLSKQFPDLAEDFQIPHFFEPDQFFSSVFRISSCGLQLWTHYDVMDNLLAQVTGRKRVVLFSPQDALHLYLSGDKSEVLDIDSPDLKEFPEFVKAQRYECVLEPGDLLFIPALWFHNTLALQFGVGVNVFWRHLPAQSYDKKDPYGNKDPLAAARALQALERALHTLDELPADYRDFYGRRMIQRIQKRTYLFNPSGTTEPDNPECTLVHAPNLEESPAEK; encoded by the exons ATGGAGCGACGGGAAAAGGTCGAGGTGCCGATATTCACAGAAGTAGACAGGGACAGTTTTGTGCGAGACATTTATCCAGAG CGGAGACCAGCCGTGCTGAGAGGCGTGCACCTGGGCCCCTGTGTGGAGAAATGGACGGTTGAATACcttggacagagaggaggtgacAAGGAGGTGAAGGTTCATGTATCCACTGTGCCACAGATGGACTTCCTCCGCAAAAACTTTGTATACAG GACACTGCCATTTAATGAATTTGTGAAAAGGGCATCTGAGGAAAAGCACTCTAATTTCTTTCTGTGTGAG GATGAGAGCTATTATCTGCGGTCGCTGGGAGAGGACGTTCGAAAG GAACCTGCTGACCTGAGTAAACAGTTTCCTGACCTGGCAGAGGATTTCCAGATCCCACACTTCTTTGAACCCGATCAGTTTTTCTCCAGCGTCTTTCGCATCAGCTCCTGTGGTCTGCAGCTATGGACACATTacgat GTGATGGATAACCTGCTGGCTCAGGTGACTGGGAGGAAGCGTGTGGTTCTCTTCAGCCCCCAGGATGCTTTGCACCTCTACCTGTCAG GTGATAAATCGGAGGTGCTGGACATCGACTCTCCAGACTTGAAAGAGTTTCCTGAGTTTGTGAAGGCACAGAGGTATGAGTGTGTGCTGGAGCCTGGAGATCTGCTTTTCATCCCTG CGCTGTGGTTCCACAACACTCTTGCGCTGCAGTTTGGTGTgggtgttaatgtgttttggcGACATCTGCCTGCACAAAGCTATGATAAAAAAGACCCCTATGGTAATAAAGACCCCCTGGCTGCAGCTCGGGCCCTTCAGGCACTGGAGAGGGCATTACACACTCTGGATGAGCTCCCAGCAGACTATCGGGATTTCTATGGCCGACGAATGATTCAGCGTATCCAAAAGCGGACATACTTGTTCAATCCATCAGGCACAACTGAACCAGACAACCCTGAATGCACATTAGTCCATGCACCAAACTTGGAGGAATCTCCTGCAGAGAAATGA
- the tyw5 gene encoding tRNA wybutosine-synthesizing protein 5 isoform X1, whose translation MERREKVEVPIFTEVDRDSFVRDIYPERRPAVLRGVHLGPCVEKWTVEYLGQRGGDKEVKVHVSTVPQMDFLRKNFVYRTLPFNEFVKRASEEKHSNFFLCEDESYYLRSLGEDVRKEPADLSKQFPDLAEDFQIPHFFEPDQFFSSVFRISSCGLQLWTHYDVSDAQTGLAIISLGPVYPQVMDNLLAQVTGRKRVVLFSPQDALHLYLSGDKSEVLDIDSPDLKEFPEFVKAQRYECVLEPGDLLFIPALWFHNTLALQFGVGVNVFWRHLPAQSYDKKDPYGNKDPLAAARALQALERALHTLDELPADYRDFYGRRMIQRIQKRTYLFNPSGTTEPDNPECTLVHAPNLEESPAEK comes from the exons ATGGAGCGACGGGAAAAGGTCGAGGTGCCGATATTCACAGAAGTAGACAGGGACAGTTTTGTGCGAGACATTTATCCAGAG CGGAGACCAGCCGTGCTGAGAGGCGTGCACCTGGGCCCCTGTGTGGAGAAATGGACGGTTGAATACcttggacagagaggaggtgacAAGGAGGTGAAGGTTCATGTATCCACTGTGCCACAGATGGACTTCCTCCGCAAAAACTTTGTATACAG GACACTGCCATTTAATGAATTTGTGAAAAGGGCATCTGAGGAAAAGCACTCTAATTTCTTTCTGTGTGAG GATGAGAGCTATTATCTGCGGTCGCTGGGAGAGGACGTTCGAAAG GAACCTGCTGACCTGAGTAAACAGTTTCCTGACCTGGCAGAGGATTTCCAGATCCCACACTTCTTTGAACCCGATCAGTTTTTCTCCAGCGTCTTTCGCATCAGCTCCTGTGGTCTGCAGCTATGGACACATTacgat GTTTCTGATGCACAAACTGGCCTTGCTATAATAAGCCTGGGTCCTGTATACCCTCAGGTGATGGATAACCTGCTGGCTCAGGTGACTGGGAGGAAGCGTGTGGTTCTCTTCAGCCCCCAGGATGCTTTGCACCTCTACCTGTCAG GTGATAAATCGGAGGTGCTGGACATCGACTCTCCAGACTTGAAAGAGTTTCCTGAGTTTGTGAAGGCACAGAGGTATGAGTGTGTGCTGGAGCCTGGAGATCTGCTTTTCATCCCTG CGCTGTGGTTCCACAACACTCTTGCGCTGCAGTTTGGTGTgggtgttaatgtgttttggcGACATCTGCCTGCACAAAGCTATGATAAAAAAGACCCCTATGGTAATAAAGACCCCCTGGCTGCAGCTCGGGCCCTTCAGGCACTGGAGAGGGCATTACACACTCTGGATGAGCTCCCAGCAGACTATCGGGATTTCTATGGCCGACGAATGATTCAGCGTATCCAAAAGCGGACATACTTGTTCAATCCATCAGGCACAACTGAACCAGACAACCCTGAATGCACATTAGTCCATGCACCAAACTTGGAGGAATCTCCTGCAGAGAAATGA
- the maip1 gene encoding m-AAA protease-interacting protein 1, mitochondrial, with translation MALPMLRGCYCSRLSSVFNITRLRKAESVLGRSGTVRPPHPSAAGAVAAARGYSSERGGHKQQQKVVVVGIPSPFMWFRTRIYYFLIRAYFDKEFNIEEFTEGAKQAFSHVSRLLSQCQFEALEGLVAKDLIGKLEEKCNLLPSSHKRALSADPDEIMYTTAGDVGIYYDDNGRKFVSILMRFWYLTSASLPEDTMEGARLFQVAIGGEGEGETKRLLTANYEFQREFTKGVAPDWTITRIEHSKLLD, from the exons ATGGCGCTGCCCATGTTAAGAGGTTGTTATTGTAGCAGGCTGTCATCCGTATTCAACATCACTCGCCTCCGTAAAGCGGAAAGTGTCCTGGGCCGGTCCGGTACAGTGCGGCCGCCTCACCCGTCAGCCGCCGGCGCTGTGGCGGCCGCCCGCGGCTACAGCTCTGAGCGCGGCGggcacaagcagcagcagaaggtggtggtggtgggcatCCCGAGCCCTTTCATGTGGTTTCGGACGAGAATCTACTACTTTCTGATCAGGGCCTACTTCGACAAGGAGTTTAACATTGAGGAATTCACTGAGGGGGCGAAACAG GCGTTCTCCCATGTGTCCAGACTGCTGTCACAGTGCCAGTTTGAGGCCCTGGAGGGCCTGGTGGCCAAGGAT CTGATTGGGAAGCTGGAGGAAAAATGCAACCTTCTTCCCTCAAGCCACAAAAGAGCACTCTCTGCAGATCCTGATGAGATCATGTACACGACTGCTGGGGATGTGGGCATCTACTATGATGATAATG GGAGAAAGTTTGTGAGCATTCTTATGCGTTTCTGGTATCTGACAAGTGCAAGTCTTCCTGAGGACACCATGGAGGGAGCTCGTCTCTTTCAGGTGGCCAttggtggagagggagagggggaaactAAGAGGTTGCTAACAGCCAATTATGA ATTCCAGAGGGAGTTCACTAAAGGAGTGGCACCAGACTGGACCATTACGAGGATAGAGCACTCCAAACTGTTGGATTAA